CGAAAGTGACTAcgatttacaacaaaaaatacttttagatatttaacaaaaaaaaaaggaagaataatataataatttacagaaAGATTAAATTACAGTTATTGATCAATCAGTccatctattttaaaaaaagaaaaattacttccaaagatttttattttatataatatatgtcacCTCACCAAGTGCttgatttgtttaaaattaaaacttccagctttttttattaaatataacaaaatataatatgttcaaTTCTCACCAGTCACTTGCTCTGTAGCTTCGTTTTTAATTTCCTTATCACAGAATGAGCCtgaaatcaaataatttcaatattcaataGTAAAGTGATACTTTTCATTGTTACATTGTCTTATTGAGAGAactggattattttttttaacaggaAATAGTAATTACGATTCAATGGCAGATATTCCTGCTTAAAGATTCCTTACATGATCAATGTTACCAACCTAGGgaaatgagatgttatgtcccttgttatATTGATTAAAACTTCAAAATAGAAAACAACGATCATAAATCTTGGTGTTTGGTAGACAATGTTTTAAATGAGTGGTATTTACTCAAATGGGCCTGCTCTACTACTAACTAAAGTATTAAGATGTTTTATGCCTTGTACCTATTATTTAACTGGTCCAATCATCATACAAACGGTAACATGCCCTTACACAGTATTGCTGGTTAAGAGTACCAAAGATTAGTGTGTTTTTCatacttctatttttatttcacacagAGATGCTCGCTTATAACTGTACTACTGTTAATACAGGTTTGTTTTGCGTATATCTTACCTTTGAAATGTgtgttataatattgataaaatgatTGTTCACAGGACAACACTTGTTGATGGAAGAGAAATGCATCTATTAATCGGGGAGAGCAGACATCACAAATTGAAAATGCTGCTGATACTTCTTGTGTCGGTTTGATCTGCAATATATAAGATACATATTAattgttgatataaatatatcattacgatttttatgttctattaattattacaaaatttagttccgttttatttttatgaacataTTTAGATAATGTAATGCACCTATACaactatgaattaaaatatcatttcaaaaaaacagattaataaataagaccCACTACTctatataagaataaattaatgataaacaatcggaatttattatttgtggATATTTAGCTggcatatttattcattttactttattgacatactctataattaaaatggtgaaagagtaactactgagttactaGCCAGTTCACCtaagtagaatatattttataaaccggtggtagctttgcATTTCATTCAACCGTGTAATAGGGCGattgaaaaatagttttatgagTATATGagtaaagaatatttagatATTGAATTATGGGATAAGCATTATTCTAGAATAAGTTCAGAAATATGTCAATAACGTGAAATTATACGTACATCTATGTTAAAAGCTTGttgtaacatatttaaatagagcTCTTCACGTCCCTCGTAAAGATAAGAGTCGCTTAAACTTTTGAATGTACCCTGAGTGTGACAACAACGACAGATACCACTTGTGATATGAAATTCAGTCATCTTTTCATAATTCTCAGTATTATTTAAGCATACAACACATATAATAAAGCTGATTTATTTCTGTTTCATGTTAGAAACATACACAAACTTTGATTCATAGAGCCAAATTGACATTTGGTTTTTGGCACTGACAGTTTTTTTGGTATTATCCTTACaccaagaaaaaattaaatggtTAAATAAAGTTAAGCTACTACATGAACGCTTAACGCTTCTTGAAGCGCAATTATTAATGATACAATTAACAACTAATAACGAAATCATTTTTAATGGTTGAGTGAAATTTGTCTTGCAGTACTTTCTTATATTTCTAGCGTACGTTCttctttaactaaaataaaggagtttttattgtaaattacgATTATTCTGcttatttaagatttttcattcattattttattaataaaatgaaactttattttacttctgCTGTATTCCCTAATTTACAGATGAACATGactaattaatttgacattgacatctgccagcacaaaaataaaaacacagtcGTGTCACTACTGTCAATGTCACTGTCATGGCGGTCAAAGAAAAATTAGCGCGCAACTCCTTTCATCGATCGcgaatttttctatttttatgttgttaaaATGCCTGAAACAATAATTCAAAGTGCTATTTCGGGAAAGTTAGACTGGGATTTATTATCTAAATGGTTAAATAATGAGTCAATTGAGGTAAAtaacctaataaatatttaaaattttacacttGCTGACagtgtttatattttgtgtttaatatttcaGACCGCACCAGAAgactgtatattattttgttccaataggAATGAGTTTGTCGGCTTTTTTCTGTCGTACCTCAGGAATCAGACTGAAAAgtgagttaatttatttaaataaaacttaataaaaccagaattacaataaatactatTTCCCTCTCACTTTATTCATATTATCTGAGAAGCTACATTGTATCAGAGTATATCTGACTATGTTTGACATAGGTCAGTAatgttattgaataatttataagggctatataaatagtatctatttatttattctacagTTGACATTAGTAACATCAGCTGCAATTTtagtgattattaataatattattggaagagattgtattattaattgtaagtgcctgtgaatgaatgaataattttataatatacattcgaAACATCACGCATACTTCTTCACAGCAAATACTAAACTTAATGACAAATATGCATTGGTCAACTTATCTTTTATGTTAACTAATTAatcagaaattaattaattgccaccattccacgcagtcaagatttatacagtaactagttttagttcatatttgtatatatatatttaagcatttaatgttaataaaaaaaaaaaaaaattaatcagacGAGATTCTTTATTCCTGTAAGCTAGAATAAATATTCCAATGGCAAGTATGTaccaaaaatttattattacatattttcacCTGGAAATTAGTTGTTTTACGAGTAATTGTTAAAGCTTGTTATGATATTGAGATAGCTAGAGGTCATACTCTAAACCTTGGAATTTTGATATCTATTTGTAATAGCTTTATAATGTTAgtgattttatttagaatttatccttatatttaattgttaatcaCAATTTGAGgtgtcattaatttttttaatatatttttgcagtGTTTTACAGACAAACAGTAATGCCTTACCAATCCCACAACACCAAGGTACGCCAGAAAAGTCACTTGCTCAACGCAAACACCACCGATCAGTTAGCGAACCAACATGTGATAACGACAACTCCAATGATAGTCTCATAGTGAAATCTGAAAGAAAAACACAGGAGTCCCCAAACAGGGAAAGAAAGAAACCGGGTAGACGAGTCAAAACAAAGCTCTTCCCTGAGGATAAAAAGGAACATAATCTCTCTTTATCGTCTGATGAATCGAGGATCAGCACAGGAGTTGAGAGACTGATTCTATCAAGTACTCCATTGAAAAATACCTTCAAACCTGACTATACGAATTTACCTTCGAGCAGCCCTGTCACACCTCAATCCAGATCCTTTAAAGAATTCGAAAGATGTGACACTCCCCGTATCAGCAGGCATTCCAGGTCCCAGGAGAAGAGCGTCAGCTTAGCGGATTACTTAGTCAATGTCCAATCGAAAAGTTCTAAAAAGAGACGGTCGAAAAATACATCTAATGATGACAGTGAAACCAAAATGGACCTAGATTTGAGCAACTCGGAAATATTTCCCGAAATCGGCACGAGAAAGTCCAGTTCCTTGAAGTCTGACCGACGCAGAATCAAACCGACGAATATTGATAGAAGCAAAAAGAGCTACTCTTTGAATAGTTTCACTCCGGAGGCGTTCCAGCAACCATCGCCTCTTGCGCTCGAGGAAAACTTGGCCTTCAAACCGAAGTTACAACCTAAGGAACTGTCGAATGGCATTGAAGTCGAGCGAAATATTCTAAAGCAAGAAAGACAGAAACTGATGGAGAAATTTAACGTCTTAAACACATCACTATCCCCTAAAGTTACAACGCCACAGATAAAAGTGACCCAAAAGGAGTCAACTGATAGAAATTTAAGTTGTGTCGAGGCTGATCAGAGTAAAATcgcatttattgaaaaaatcgaTATATTGATCGATATTTATAacgttttattaaagaataatctaatattaagtataaatacgGAAATATATTTCCTGATAACGATCCTGTTGTCCAAACAATTGGAAGATGACTACAGGATTTCGGAATCTCAATTACAGATTAATTTATACGAATCGATTTTGAAACCCATTCACAATTGCACGTATTTCGCTGTGAAATCGTTATGGAATCAACGATCGGTCTTAGAAGTGATTTTAGACAAGAATTCGTTAAAAATCCTCGGCGAAAATAAGAAAGTTCGAAGTTTTTATCCGGATTTGGCGAAGTTTCTCCTAAATTCATACGGATTGAAGTGTGAAGCTGAGTCTAACAGCGATAGGTCCAAAACCAGTGAGAGTAGGGGCTCCAATGGCATGGTGTGCTTCAACCACGAGACAGACAATGCAGAAAACTTCCCATCGATACTAAGCttccaaaattttaaaaagcaaaGGGAcatgttttatgaaatattgagGTGAGTTTTAGTGTGATAATGTTATGAATGAGTTTGTCGCTTACAAATATTAACGTCATTCTTCTTAAACATCAGCATATAACACATAGAGAACATATTGAACTACacaaaaaagcaaaaatatacgATATCACGAAtagaaaatatagataaaaagaatgtctataataaataacaataatagaaaGTAACCTAATATTGATCCCTGTGAAACGTCCATTTTTGCCTATGTAATCAAAAAACTCAATTATATTTACGAAAATCTATTGAATTCTTTGAATTAGTATGCAACAAAAAGTCAACAAATTCTCATTAATAAATGAGATCGATAGCTCTACAGTTAccattattttccaaaaaaatgaATCATGTTGTAGCCAATCAAAGGCCTTCGAAAAATCAAAGAGTACGTCAACAGCATTTTGCGATGTCTAGTACGAAAACTACGTAACTTGACTTAATTTTCAATAGTAAAGCATAATCTTAATATCTTAACAATCATAAAGAGTTTAATATCATCCAATCTTCGCCGACTGTTCTTATTGCTGGTGTATACGAGAATGTTAAGAGATGTAGCACGTGCTAATCGCTGTCGCAGATGGTATTCgtcgggcggcggcggcgcggcgctgcgcacgcgcacgcgcgcGCTGCTGGCGCTTGCGGCGCGCGCGCACAACCACGCGCACCTGGCCGCGCTGCTCACGCGCATGCTGCTCGACGCGCCCGCGCCGGTGAGCGCACGCCCTCCTGCTCTCGCCGCGATCGTACCCAAACGAATGACTGCAACGGTTGCTGTTTCAGGAGTCCAAGCTGAGCAAACTCCAGCGCCGCTTGACGTGTCCGTCGGCGACCGAATCACATCGCCTGCCGCACTTCTCCGATAAGGAAGTGTTCTACAAGTGAGTCTCATTTATTCATCAATATATCGAGTTATGACGATAACGCTAAGTTAACGTTGTATATTCTTATGGGCTCGTCCGAATTTGCACCGGTAGTAGCAATTTATCTAAAATTTCAACAGATAGAACCAATTTTTGGGGCCTTTGGACATTCCCAATCAAGCATGCAAATGCACATGTCTGCCTGATTGATGCCTCAAAATGCACACACATTTTTAACTGTGCTGTGCATGATATAGAAATAACATAGTTAAGCTTTGACTTTATGAGTACATTTATGACAGTTGtgatataatcattttttttccaGAGAGTTTATAATGTATGCAGAGAACGAGAGCTTCAGGGTGCATTTGAAAGACGCGCTCGCTTCCGAAATACTTGCCCTCGATGCGACGGGGATCAGCAACGAGTCTTGTAAGTTTATTACACCATATACAGACTCTTTTATAACACTACTAAACTGAACCCTGCCTAATAGATAAaaagaaattgtattttattgaaataatatgtctGTCTTTATAACCGAGTtgcttgctgattcttctcagtagaatttaTTTTGCGAACTGatgataactttaaaaatggtttacctgatgaaaagtgaacAATGGCGTTATGGCAATCTAAACCattccttattaaaaaaatcacttgaAGTCAATCacaagtgattttttttattgccttCTGACCACCTGACCGCTTCCAAAGAGCACTGTAATTGATTATCCCTTAGATTGTCTATGTACTCACCTAGGGATAATGCAACGTTCCCAATACTGGATGACCAACATTGACAATCTAAGGGATAATCAATTACAGTGGTCTTTGGAAGCGGTCAGGTGGTCAGAAGGCTCATTTGTCAGTCTGCCTACCTATtttaaatagcctattgtcatGTGAAATCAGACTAATTCAACCACCACGTTATATAAAGTggtaaataactaataaattgtaattccTTTTCCAGCAAATGGGTCTGACCTTACGAGAGAATATCTACTTTTGTCCAAGAAGTTATGTCTTCTGTCCAAATTCCTGGGATACCTGACATCGCTGCCCTACGTACAGACGTCAGTAGACATTCTATTGAAAAGTGGAGCTCTCCCCGGTAATAATTACAAGGAAGAAATATTTGCGGCGCCGAAGGAGAAAGTTCTAGAAAATGGTATCGCGTTACGGAATTATGTGAGTCTTTTTAAACCTTATATAAGTAGGGTTTCACTGGGAGCACTTTTGGGTCCGCTTTTATTTCAGCTTGATTTTATaacaagaaaatttaaaaattgttcaaaaatatattgtattctgTTTCAGAGTCAACCTACCATAGATTTAAACGGAATTTTAAGGgcagccatagacaatggtaGAATGACGATAACAGTGCCTTGGATAGTGCATTACTTGTCTATGCTCGACTACACAACTTTACGGTTGAATTACTATCGAAACCTTCTACACCTACTCTTCTATATCTAcgagaatatattaaaatacaacgaATTTATGAAGAAGAATAccgttatttatatgaaatcgaTTCTCGGATGGTTATTCGACTTGCCGCATTTCCCTCAGGAGTTTTTTAATCACAAGCGCGATTTATCGTTCAGTGTGCCAAGGGAAGGATTCGATTGTTGCGACTTGGTCGATGAATCGATTCTGTTCGAGCTCTGCCCGTTCCTGAGGGACGTCAACGTGCTGCTCTCCACGTCAAGGGTTAATCACGAGAAGGAGAGCTTCAGGCACATCACGCCCGTCAGCCTGACCTTGAACACGGAAGACAGGATACGGAATAAGGAGAAGGAGCTGCAGGTAAGTCTCATCATATTCAACCATAAGTAATGATAGATTTTCATTTAGGCACAGTTGAATATTACTttactacaataataatatttttatcccCTTGATAATTTCTTATGCTACTAAAATATCTATCTACATTTCGAAACACATGCCATGATATATATGCATCAGTCCTCTGAATCCAATAAGTTAAACATCACTGCCTGTTAGTTTAGGGGTCCCTCAAGGATCTATACTTGGTCTTTTcctcttgtttatttatatgaatgacTTTTCACTTATTTTAGTCAATAAACACGAGACGGTATTTTTTGTTGGTGATACTTCTCTCGTTTTTCAGAAAAATATACGTAGTAAAGtatacaataaatgaaaatattatattggttTAGTGATTTAgtgttattaatatactatacatatatactaaacagtaaaaagaaaaaatgttttacatatacTATTTAAGTGGGTGGGTATATCGAAGGTAATTTTAAACGGGCAAGCATTAGACGTTCTAGAAACAACAGACCTCCTTGGTATAGGTTTACAAGTTTCAATGGGGCCTCATATAAATCGATTGCGAATAGATTCAGCTATGCAGGTCGGTgaggaaataaataaaggtgGTAAGTTATTAAGAGTTTGTTTGACTTTGTCACTCAGTCTCGGCTCGAGGAGGAGCTGCTGCGCAGCCAGCCGTCATCCAGCCGGCGCGTGCTGGAGCTCGTGTCGGAGCGCGTGTGCTCGGCCGCCGTGCGCGAGCTGGCCGCCGCGCTCGCGAACGCGCGCAGCcacgcgcgcgccgccgccgccgacaTCGTCGCGCAGCACGCCGATCGGGTGAGTGGGGGGGGGGAGAGTGTGACGtgagcgcgccgccgccgccgacaTCGTCGCGCAGCACTCCGATCGGGTGAGTGGGGGGGGGGAGGAGAGAGTGTGACGtgagcgcgccgccgccgccgacaTCGTCGCGCAGCACTCCGATCGGGTGAGTGGGGGGGGGGGAGAGTGTGACGtgagcgcgccgccgccgccgacaTCGTCGCGCAGCACGCCGACCGGGTGagtaggggggggggggtgtgacGTTAGCGTGCCTCCGCCGCCGACATCGTCGCGCAGCACGCCGACGGGGtgagtgggggggggggggagagAGTGTGACGTGAGCGCGCCGCCGCCGTTGACATCAAGCAGCACGCCGACCAGGTGTCTGAGGGGGAGGCCGTGTGACGtgagcgcgccgccgccgccgttTACATCGTCGCGCAGCACGCCGACCGGGTGAGTGGGGGGGGGGAGAGAGAGTGTGACGTGAGCGTGCCGCCGCCGTTTACATCGTCAAGCAGCACGCCGACCAGGTGTGTGAGGGGGGGGGAGAGAGTGTGACGtgagcgcgccgccgccgccgacaTCGTCGCGCAGCACGCCGATCGGGtgagtgggggggggggggggtagaGTGTGACGTGAGCGCGCCGCCGCCGTTGACATCGTCGCGCAGCACGCCGACCGGGTGAGAGGGGGGGGGAGAGAGAGTGTGACGtgagcgcgccgccgccgccgacaTCGTCGCGCAGCACGCCGATCGGGtgagtggggggggggggggtagaGTGTGACGTGAGCGCGCCGCCGCCGTTGACATCGTCGCGCAGCACGCCGACCGGGTGAGAGGGGGGGGAGAGAGAGTGTGACGTGAGCGCGCCGCCGCCGTTGACATCGTCAAGCAGCACGCCGACCAGGTGTCTGAGGGGGAGGCCGTGTGACGTGAGCGCGCCGCCGCCGTCGACATCGTCAGCACGCTGACTGGGTGTGAGTAGGGGGGGGTTTTATGGCACGCTTGTGAGCGTGCGGAGCGAGGGGGGCGCTACTGTTTGAGTTGAGCGCATGGAGCGACGCGCATGTGTGTGTGTTGTATGTAGTAGCAATAGTGACGACCAGCGGAGTGACGCGAGGTGGCAGTGAGGGtatttctatgtatataatattctcGTGTCGTGAACTCGGTATTTTTTTCCTTCAGGCCACCCTCATTCCGACCCTGCAAGCGATGTACGCGGAGCATCTGGACAAGCTGCGCTCGGAAGCGCTGGAGTCCTGCAAGGCCATCGCCCGCAGCCGGATCTCGTCCGCGCTCACAGCGCTTCTGCCCATGTCGCCGGCGCCTCTACACGCCGTGGCCACCAGGACCTGCTACAACAGGCTGAGCAAGTGGATTAACGACCACTGGACCACCACAggtaattgaatacatttaaaatattaaaaattcttagCTCCAACTCTagttaacaaatttattttaatataaattacttcatGACAAAATGAGTGACCTCCTAAATGTTTCCCCTATTTCTTTCCTTTGGACATTGATAAGAATATGCCCCTGCCCCTCCCTTCAGCGGTGCTGTGCAAGGACATAGAGCAAGAAGCATGGTCGCTGCGCGTGTCGCCTGACTCCCCCCCTGCACAGGTGGCGCCCCCTATCAACCTGCGCGACCTGTGCAGCCCCGCCGCCGCGCTCATCGCACTTAAGGTATTTTTACATtcacatacattttattcacaTACGTTGTCAAAACcaacatttaataaacatatagtaGACGCCTCTTAATAGCTTCTGGACTAGAACAGATGCAGTCTTTTGAGT
This Vanessa cardui chromosome 29, ilVanCard2.1, whole genome shotgun sequence DNA region includes the following protein-coding sequences:
- the LOC124541933 gene encoding uncharacterized protein LOC124541933 codes for the protein MTEFHITSGICRCCHTQGTFKSLSDSYLYEGREELYLNMLQQAFNIDIKPTQEVSAAFSICDVCSPRLIDAFLFHQQVLSCEQSFYQYYNTHFKGSFCDKEIKNEATEQVTGEN
- the LOC124541928 gene encoding codanin-1 isoform X2, which codes for MPETIIQSAISGKLDWDLLSKWLNNESIETAPEDCILFCSNRNEFVGFFLSYLRNQTENVLQTNSNALPIPQHQGTPEKSLAQRKHHRSVSEPTCDNDNSNDSLIVKSERKTQESPNRERKKPGRRVKTKLFPEDKKEHNLSLSSDESRISTGVERLILSSTPLKNTFKPDYTNLPSSSPVTPQSRSFKEFERCDTPRISRHSRSQEKSVSLADYLVNVQSKSSKKRRSKNTSNDDSETKMDLDLSNSEIFPEIGTRKSSSLKSDRRRIKPTNIDRSKKSYSLNSFTPEAFQQPSPLALEENLAFKPKLQPKELSNGIEVERNILKQERQKLMEKFNVLNTSLSPKVTTPQIKVTQKESTDRNLSCVEADQSKIAFIEKIDILIDIYNVLLKNNLILSINTEIYFLITILLSKQLEDDYRISESQLQINLYESILKPIHNCTYFAVKSLWNQRSVLEVILDKNSLKILGENKKVRSFYPDLAKFLLNSYGLKCEAESNSDRSKTSESRGSNGMVCFNHETDNAENFPSILSFQNFKKQRDMFYEILRWYSSGGGGAALRTRTRALLALAARAHNHAHLAALLTRMLLDAPAPESKLSKLQRRLTCPSATESHRLPHFSDKEVFYKEFIMYAENESFRVHLKDALASEILALDATGISNESSNGSDLTREYLLLSKKLCLLSKFLGYLTSLPYVQTSVDILLKSGALPGNNYKEEIFAAPKEKVLENGIALRNYSQPTIDLNGILRAAIDNGRMTITVPWIVHYLSMLDYTTLRLNYYRNLLHLLFYIYENILKYNEFMKKNTVIYMKSILGWLFDLPHFPQEFFNHKRDLSFSVPREGFDCCDLVDESILFELCPFLRDVNVLLSTSRVNHEKESFRHITPVSLTLNTEDRIRNKEKELQSRLEEELLRSQPSSSRRVLELVSERVCSAAVRELAAALANARSHARAAAADIVAQHADRATLIPTLQAMYAEHLDKLRSEALESCKAIARSRISSALTALLPMSPAPLHAVATRTCYNRLSKWINDHWTTTAVLCKDIEQEAWSLRVSPDSPPAQVAPPINLRDLCSPAAALIALKEQICVLLEGAEGAAPAGVLRACAAACAPHNVFTRAPTQRAILQLSIDFCIVYVSRKTMKILEVLPDLHELWNTCCPDRPHHDEGPESPERRPDLSPTEDYDDRAPTPQSDEDGKIGEVIVVQPAGAPVAPPASVTAEAAPETGADGALALFARVLCARNVRVLGGRAGAWAALAHVLLFLLTERYLAPGALAETCLALYSQDWPQDVLTNLSTCMKTVSAGWSSSSGGKFTLFLDFLADYCNDMDFEIVE
- the LOC124541928 gene encoding codanin-1 isoform X1, whose amino-acid sequence is MPETIIQSAISGKLDWDLLSKWLNNESIETAPEDCILFCSNRNEFVGFFLSYLRNQTENVLQTNSNALPIPQHQGTPEKSLAQRKHHRSVSEPTCDNDNSNDSLIVKSERKTQESPNRERKKPGRRVKTKLFPEDKKEHNLSLSSDESRISTGVERLILSSTPLKNTFKPDYTNLPSSSPVTPQSRSFKEFERCDTPRISRHSRSQEKSVSLADYLVNVQSKSSKKRRSKNTSNDDSETKMDLDLSNSEIFPEIGTRKSSSLKSDRRRIKPTNIDRSKKSYSLNSFTPEAFQQPSPLALEENLAFKPKLQPKELSNGIEVERNILKQERQKLMEKFNVLNTSLSPKVTTPQIKVTQKESTDRNLSCVEADQSKIAFIEKIDILIDIYNVLLKNNLILSINTEIYFLITILLSKQLEDDYRISESQLQINLYESILKPIHNCTYFAVKSLWNQRSVLEVILDKNSLKILGENKKVRSFYPDLAKFLLNSYGLKCEAESNSDRSKTSESRGSNGMVCFNHETDNAENFPSILSFQNFKKQRDMFYEILRWYSSGGGGAALRTRTRALLALAARAHNHAHLAALLTRMLLDAPAPESKLSKLQRRLTCPSATESHRLPHFSDKEVFYKEFIMYAENESFRVHLKDALASEILALDATGISNESSNGSDLTREYLLLSKKLCLLSKFLGYLTSLPYVQTSVDILLKSGALPGNNYKEEIFAAPKEKVLENGIALRNYSQPTIDLNGILRAAIDNGRMTITVPWIVHYLSMLDYTTLRLNYYRNLLHLLFYIYENILKYNEFMKKNTVIYMKSILGWLFDLPHFPQEFFNHKRDLSFSVPREGFDCCDLVDESILFELCPFLRDVNVLLSTSRVNHEKESFRHITPVSLTLNTEDRIRNKEKELQSRLEEELLRSQPSSSRRVLELVSERVCSAAVRELAAALANARSHARAAAADIVAQHADRATLIPTLQAMYAEHLDKLRSEALESCKAIARSRISSALTALLPMSPAPLHAVATRTCYNRLSKWINDHWTTTAVLCKDIEQEAWSLRVSPDSPPAQVAPPINLRDLCSPAAALIALKEQICVLLEGAEGAAPAGVLRACAAACAPHNVFTRAPTQRAILQLSIDFCIVYGRR